The genomic stretch TAACGGCTGTAGATGGAGGAGAGCCGCAGATGTCAGGAACAATGATTATTCTTATTACAGTTTTGGACGCTAATGATAATGCTCCCGTTTTTACACAGCACACATACAAAGCTACAGTTACTGAGAATTCACCTAAAGGCACAGTTGTAGCTACTGTTACAGCCTCAGATGCAGATCAGGGTTCTAACAGTAAAATAACATATTCGATCACGAATACATTAGACAATGTCAGGAAAGTATTTGAGATAAATGAAGAAAACGGTGAAGTTTCATTAATTGGAAATATTGACTTCGAAAAGTcaagacattttcaaattaatttactGGCTAGTGACGACGGAGGACTGACAGATTCTTGTAAATTGATTGTTGATGTGCAAGACGTAAATGATAACAAGCCCGAAATTAACATAATGTCGAAGTCAAATGTAATATCAGAGGATGCCAAACTCAATACTGTCGTTACAATGATAAACATTGAGGACCTAGATTCAGGGGAAAACGGAAACGTGAAATGTTTTATCAGCGAAAATATACCATtcactttaaaaacatcaacaaataaTTTCTATAGTTTAGTAACAGACAGTGAtctggacagagagagacattcTGAGTATAATATTACTGTGACCTGCTCTGATGAGGGAGTGCCCTCCCTCTCCAGCAGCGTCACTCTCACCTTACAGATCTCTGACGTGAATGATAACGCGCCTGTCTTTGAGAGGAGCTCATATGAGGCCTACATTGTAGAAAACAACACACCAGGCCTCTCTATATTCACAGTGACAGCCAGAGACGCTGACTGGAACCAGAATGCCCGCGTTTCTTACATACTGGAGGACTCCTCTGTCAATGGAGTGCCAGTCTCCTCATATGTGTCCGTTAGTGCTGATAGTGGAGTCATCCATGCAGTTCGCTCTTTTGACTACGAGCAGATCAAAGATTTCCAGTTCCGCGTCAAAGCGCAGGATGGAGGTTCCCCTCCACTCAGTAGCAATGTGACAGTGAAAATAATGATCCAGGACCAGAACGACAACCCACCTCAGGTTCTGTACCCAGTCCAGACCGGTGGCTCTCTGGTGGCTGAAATGGTGCCTCGTTCAGCAGATGTGGGCTATCTGGTCACTAAAGTGGTGGCTGTTGATGTGGACTCTGGACAGAATGCCTGGCTCTCCTATAAACTACagaaagccacagacagggcgCTGTTTGAAGTGGGCTTACAGAATGGAGAAATAAGAACTATCCGCCAGGTGACTGATAAAGATGCTGTGAAACAAAGACTCACTGTTATAGTGGAGGACAACGGGCAGCCCTCTCGTTCAGCTACAGTCATTGTTAACGTGGCGGTGGCGGACAGCTTCCCTGAAGTGCTGTCAGAGTTCACTGACTTTACGCACGACAAGGAGTACAATGACAACCTGACATTTTACTTAGTGTTGGCTCTGGCTGtagtttccttcctcttcatcacgtGTTTAGTGGTTATTATATCAGTGAAAATCTACAGATGGAGACAGTCTCGCATCCTGTATCACTCCAATCTCCCCGTGATTCCTTATTATCCACCACGTTACTCAGACACTTTGGGGACAGGGACTCTCCAACACGTGTACAATTACGAGGTGTGCAGGACGACTGACTCCAGAAAGAGTGACTGTAAGTTCGGCAGAGCTGGTAGTCAGAACGTGCTGATAATGGACCCCAGTTCTACAGGGACGATGCAGCGGATACAGAGTGAAAAGAGCATCCTGGATGAACCAGACTCTCCTTTAGAGGTTAGACCACTTTGTTAACATTCATGAtttaaactttaattaaaagtaCAGTACTTTTTAAAGTTACAAACAGGGGAGCATCATATTTCATGTGACTTTTTTAAGGCGACATGGTTCGTACACCGGTAACTTAATCTCATACATTTCagatttacttttctttttttctttcctgtctaATTCATTTGGTTTGGGAGTACCGGTggatcacattttaaaatgttagcTGAATAATTTGTCTTTTGATTTTACGTGTTTGCACGAATGTTCGCACCATCGCTGTGGACCTCGATTACACAGGTGCTCCGCCTCTTTGGCGTTGTATATTCCAGATGGTTGTTTGTGGATCATTAACTTTAACTAGCTCAGAGTGGAAAATGATAATATATAATTTTCCCCAAAGGTATTttcaagtatattttaatttcaaccTTTCCTCCTAAAAACAGTATGGATTGCTCTTATTTTCACtgttatcatttattattataactgtcGTTGAtgttgaagatttttttttctcaaagaatCAAGGTGCTATACGGCATCACTTTACCCGAAAAGTGCATGTCAAGCTTGAAGTTCTGGGCCGTCATTCAGGGTTATCTCATTTCAGAACATTGGACAGCGACATTAACAGAATGACCACATGTAACCTGTCTGTCCCCACGGGTTAtcagtctctttttctttttgtctcatt from Thunnus thynnus chromosome 9, fThuThy2.1, whole genome shotgun sequence encodes the following:
- the LOC137188838 gene encoding protocadherin gamma-A5-like, giving the protein MNRQVLLFISFLFLDSVCGQVSYSIPEEMSRGSLVGNIAQDLGLEIKRLVSGKAKIYTRNNDEYIELNRERGVLLVKERIDREALCTETALCALHFQIVLENPMEFYSVTVQITDINDNAPTFEKGEMKFKISESTITGAKFVLERAVDLDVGINDLQNYELKPTDHFALKLHNNANGHKNVEMVLQKPLDREKHEQISLVLTAVDGGEPQMSGTMIILITVLDANDNAPVFTQHTYKATVTENSPKGTVVATVTASDADQGSNSKITYSITNTLDNVRKVFEINEENGEVSLIGNIDFEKSRHFQINLLASDDGGLTDSCKLIVDVQDVNDNKPEINIMSKSNVISEDAKLNTVVTMINIEDLDSGENGNVKCFISENIPFTLKTSTNNFYSLVTDSDLDRERHSEYNITVTCSDEGVPSLSSSVTLTLQISDVNDNAPVFERSSYEAYIVENNTPGLSIFTVTARDADWNQNARVSYILEDSSVNGVPVSSYVSVSADSGVIHAVRSFDYEQIKDFQFRVKAQDGGSPPLSSNVTVKIMIQDQNDNPPQVLYPVQTGGSLVAEMVPRSADVGYLVTKVVAVDVDSGQNAWLSYKLQKATDRALFEVGLQNGEIRTIRQVTDKDAVKQRLTVIVEDNGQPSRSATVIVNVAVADSFPEVLSEFTDFTHDKEYNDNLTFYLVLALAVVSFLFITCLVVIISVKIYRWRQSRILYHSNLPVIPYYPPRYSDTLGTGTLQHVYNYEVCRTTDSRKSDCKFGRAGSQNVLIMDPSSTGTMQRIQSEKSILDEPDSPLEVRPLC